CCATTTCTGCTCCCATTGGCTGCTCTGAATACAGCAGTAAGTCGTGCTTCAGCTCGGTCCAGCCGCCAAGAGCAGTGCTGAGATTACGCCGCTGCCAGGCCGGCGTACGGGTAAATAACGGTGGCGTAGGATCGGCCGAGGGCGCGTTCAGGCTCAGCAATACCTGCATGGTTTTGGTATACAGGTTCTGGTCCCAGTTGCGGTCGCGGGCAAAGCGTTTCTGCACCGCACGTAACGTGTCGGGATAAGCTGGCCAAGCGGTAGCTTCCTTAAATTGATTCAACAAGATGTCTTCCGCTGTGTGGTTGCCGAAGGCGGCAAAGGCATCCAGCCCTTTAGGAAAAGGCCGCTTGGGGTTAGGCTTCAGCACCTCTGTGAGCCGCGACAATATTTCTCCGTCAAACGTGTAGCGCCCGGCCGTGAATAATAGTATGGGCCGCGCCAGGGCCGTAACTGCTTTTGAAGTAGCGCCTTTCGGGCGGATGCGGTCGGTACCGGCGGCCACCAGCTGATGGCGCAGTCGAGCCAGTGTGGTGGGCGTGGCCAGCTGGTCGAGCGTTCGCCCAGCGTAATCGGTTTTGAGCAAGTGCAGCAGGTGGGTGAGCGAGCGGTTGTCCTCATCACCCACCAATACATCGAGCACGTGGGTGAGGTCGGTAAAGCCCTGGGTCGCCTGCGGGCTAGCAGCCAATGCTTTAGCTAGGGCCGCAGCGTGCAGCAGCCCGGCATCCGAATCGAGAAAAACCGGGGCTGTGTTCAACCATTTCACCGTGCGGAAGTAACGCCGTGTGGTGTCGTTGCGGGTGTACATGCCGCGCGGCTTCATGGCCTGATACTGAAACAGCGAATCCTGCAAAAACAACGAGCTTTTAGCTTGAGCCGCCGTGCCGAGCGCTACCTCGCTGGCTACCTGCCCGGCGTAGGCTCCAGTTACCGGCTGTACGCTGCCGGTGAGCAGATTGCGGCTGATAGCGTAGTAAGCAGTAGCCCACTCGGCTGCGTCGCGGGCCTGTGGATTCTGGCACTGGCTGGCTAGGGCTTGGGCCTGGATAGTGCCCTGGCTCAGCATTTGGGCTACGATGGGGGCGAGGCGCTCTTCCTCCACATCGCTCAGAATGCCATTCAGGTACTTGTGCAGCAGTTGTAGGAGCAGGTCGGTAGTGACGAAGTTGGGCGTATAGGTGTACTCATTCTGGTCGTAGAGGTAGAATAACTGCTCCTCTCGGGTGGGCACGATGGCAAAGTTTTGACGGACCAGCGCCGCCCGCCAGGCCGGCGTCAGGGGATATTCCCGTTGGTTTACCACAAAGTCGATGCCTATCATCGGGTAGCCGGCCTGCGAGGTTACTCTGTGCTCCAGCAACACCAACTCCTGGGCGTGGATTCTTTTGGCAAAAGCTGCTTCCTGCTTATTCAGCGGGACTGGTATTGGCTGTGGGCTGTAGACCTCACCTATAAACTTTGCGTTGGTGTCCCACACCGGTCGATACCATTTGCGCTGGTCAAAATAGTTGCGTACTGTACTGTTCATAAAGCAGTAGCCATTGCGGGCGTATAACTCATTGCGCAATAAAAGCAGGTCGAGGTATGACTTGCCGGCCAGGTTCTGGTTGAAGTTAAGTGGAGGCGGAGTGGCATGATGTCCTCCCTCGGTGGTGGCAAATTCATTGTAGCCTTCCCCGGTTTCATAAAATTCTTTAATCTCGGGACTGCGGTACAGGGTAGTCAACCGGGCTTTATTCTCGGTCAGTTGTACTGGTACCAACTCTCCAAACCCGTTATCCTGCATCATATCAGAAAAGACGGGTGCTATTGACTGCCTTGCCCCAGGCGTTGCAACAATGGCAGGGTTTTTTTGGCCAACTGGGGTAGGCAGCGCAGCCGAACGCTGCCGCCAATAAATGCTCAAGGCGGCTGACACCAGCGCCAGTACACTCAGCGCCACGAATAGAGGTCTGCGGTTCATATGTGAATTTATATATCAACTAATGTGTTGGGCCGCTTGGCTGCACAAAGGCCCGATATACTGCCGTCCGCGACAGTCGCCGCGCCAGAAATTTATCGAGTACCAGTCCAAACCCTTGCCAATGATAGTTCCCAATGCAATAGCGACCAGCTGTTTCCTGCTCAATAGTTTGCACATAAGTGAGGCCGTGCGTATATACAGCTTTAAAAAAAACGATATCGAACATCAGTCGCGACCCGCGCCAGCGTGGGTGCAACTGCCCACTGCTGTCGAGGCTATACACGAATAGCCGCCGTCGCACCACGCCATCGAGCGGCGTGCGCTTCACCGGTCCGATGAGCAAATCGGGCTGACCATCGTTATCCACATCGCCTTGCGCAAACCGGTACACCGGAAAACCTAGTGACAATACCGTTTCGGCATCGCCGGAGCGGGCGCGTACTTGGTATTGGCGCATATGAGGTAAATAATGCAGGCGCACAGTGGTGCGCCTGCCACTCGGCCCGGTCAGCGTGAGGTGCTTTACAAGATAGGCGGGTAGTGAGTCGGTCGCCGTAGCCGGCACGGTGGGACGCGCCTGCCAACCGGCCGCATTGGTGGCGATAAAAGAGGCGCTGGTATCGGTAGGGTTGAGACGCCGGACTAGGGCCTGAGCAGTTGATGCATCGGTAGCGAGCTGCGGCACCGCTCCGGCCAAGCGCAGAGGCCGTAGATACGTGGCGTTGACCCAACCATTGTGCAGGTCAAAATCGACCTGTGTGGCCAGCTCAGTAGCTGAGCCGCGCCGGTCAAACAGAAAGTTGCCCAGACTATATACAATGGGTCGGCCCCGATAAAACTCTACCGGTTGCACCACGTGGGGGTGCGCACCTATCACAGCCGCTGCGCCCGCGTCGACGAGGTCGTGGGCCTGTTGACGCTGCTCGGTGCTGGGCTGAGCAGCGTACTCAGTGCCCCAGTGCAGATATACCAGCACTGCTCGCTCAGGAAACAGCGTTTTGTAAGTCGCCACCCGCTCGCAGAGAGTGGCAAAGTCGTGGCCACATACGCAGCCTTCGCCAGCAATCTGCTGTGTCAAGGCTGAGTAGGCAAAGATTACTACGCTGCTATCGGCTCCCAGCACCGTAGGCAGGCAGCCCGCCAGCGAGTCGGACTGGTAGCCAAGCATTCCCAACTGCGCCACCTTCCCGGCGCGGGCCGTGGCGCTCAGGCCAGGCAGATGTTGGTCGAGGGTGTGGTTATTATACCCGTCACGAAGTGGGTTGCGAATCCAGGAGGTGAAAGTTGAGGGTAAGTAAGGACGCGAGTTCTTGGCCGAACTCGTTGAGTCGGGAGAAGAAGCCGAGCACGGCTTGTCGGAAGTGGCCCTTGGTGCGGTAAAAGGTGGCGTTGATGATTTTCTGGCGCAGGAACTTCCACAGGCGCTCAATCAGGTTCAGGTTGGGCGAATAGGGCGGCAGAAAGACCTGCACCAGGGGCTTATCGGCCAGCCACTGGGTCAGTTCCTGGTTTTTGTAGTAGCGGGCGTTGTCGCAGACCACGTAAATCGGTTGGCTGGGATGGGCGGCCAGCAGCTGTTCGTATAAGGCTTTTGTGCTCTGGGCGTTGACGCAGGCCGTTTCGTGCACGTACACCTGCGTAGGGCAGTGCGCGTTGAGGGCCGCGTTCAGATTCACCCGTTCGCGTCCGCTGACCGTAGGCAGGGGCCGCTGTGCGCCTTTTTCGGTCCAGGCCCGGGTGCAGCGGGTGTTGTGGGTGGGGTGGGCCGCGTCGGCAAAATACACCACGGCGTCGCCGGCCGCAGCCCGTTCCAGCAGGGGCTGCAACCGGTTGGCCAGAAAAGCGGCCTGCGCGTCGGCGTCCGCTTCGCAAGGCATGGGCGTGGTGAGCTTGTACACAAAGCCCAACCGGTGTAGCAGGTCCGTCAGGCCCGAAACCGAGTAGCGCACGCCGGTGGCCTGTGTCAGCCAGGCCTGCAACGGGCGGCAGTCGGTGTACAGGGTCCGGCGCAGCTCCTGGCACAAGCCGGCGAGTTGGGTGCTGGTCAGCAGCCCCCAGTAGCCGCGCTGCTCGTGGGCCAGGTACTTCTCCAAGCCCAACCGGGCAAAGGCCTCGGCGTAGCGGTACACCGTGCCATCATCCAGCCCCAAATCGTCGGCAATGCTTCCCGCCGAGCGCCCCTTGTCCAGCAACAGCACCACCGTCACTTTTACGTAGCCCTCGTCATCGCGCCGTTGCTTTTGCAACGCACGCAACCGTTGGCGCTCCGGGTCGGTGAGGGAAACCTGCATGCCGCAAGTTTAATCAACGGCTTTCGCTTTTTACTTCGCGACGAGTTTAGCTAGCGAAAGGTGAGTAAGCCCCAGGCTGCGCAGCCAAGCAGCCCAGCACGGCTGGCCCTGAAATACAAACGTTTTGCTCGCTGGCCAAGCCGAGTCAGTGAGGGGACATTCCAGATTGCCAACTACGTAACAGCTGCTGGCCCACAGCGCTTGGGTAGTGCGCCGTAAAGCAGCACTATCGCGGGCCAGCGCAGCCGGTACGGTGCGGGCCAATAGTACATCACCCACGATGCTCACCCGCAACAGTGGAGTAGCCAATTGTGGCCGACATCCCCTTAGCAACAGTAGCATAGGTACTATTACCTGATACGTGCTATTTGCTAATAGATTAAAAATCTGCATCTAGCCCCAGCCGCTGCTTCATTTCCTGCAAGGCCGGATACTTCTCGGCCAGGTAGGCAAATTTATCATTCGAGGTATAGAGCTTGCGGCCGGTGGGCACGGCGGTAGCAACCTCCGTCTGCACCGTAAGGCCGGGGTGGCCGGTGCGCCGCCGTAGCTCGGCCATAAACTCGGCCCGGAACTCGTTGAACTGCACCACCTGCACCGGGTTATCCACGGTGAGCGTGATAACGTGGCCCGCATCGGCCGCTACGGCGCGGTTGAGCACCATATAGTCGCTCATCTTTTCCTGGGCGCGGCGCTCGTCGGCCAGCTGCTGCCAAACACTGCGCAGCAGCTCGGGGGCAATGGGCGGCAGCGGGCCGGTAGGTGTGGCGGGCGTTGGTTCAGCAAGCGTGGTCGCCGGGCGGGCGGCCGGTGCGGCTGGCGTGCCCACATCGCGCAGGCCTGGCAGGCGATTGGGCAGACTACCCAAACCGGGCATCCTGGGAATGGACGAGCCAGCGGGCGCCGGGATGGGAGCAGGGCGCACATCGGTGGGCCGGTGGTTGGGCTCCAGGCCCTGCATACTCGGCCGGCCGGTTTCGACGTGTGGCAGGGTGTCGCGCACCTGGTGGCGCATTGTCACGGGCTCGGCCGGGGCTGGCTCGATGCTGGGCGTGGCATGCAGCTCGGCTACGCCGTTTTCGACCGGCAGCGGCTCTGGACCGTCAGCCGGGGCGTTGGTCTGGGGTTCTTCGGTGCTCGTTACGGGTTGCTGACCCAGGGCCGCCGGCCGGGCCGGGGCGGCTTCGGCTAAGCTGCTAGTTTTTTTTTTAGCCTCGCCGTTGCCGGCCGGCGTCAGGTCGCGCACAAATTGCACGGCGCCGTTGAGGTAAGCCAGCTTCATAAGCGCCAGCTCGACGTGCAGGCGCTGATTCTTGGCCTGCTTAAACTCGCGGTCGCACTGGCTTATCAGGTTCAGGGCCGACAGCAAGAAGGGCAGCGGCGCGGCCTGGGCCTGCCGCACGTACTGCTGCCGGATATTTTCCGACACCTCCAGCAGCTGCACTGTCACGGGGTCTTTGCACACCAGCAGCCCGCGCAGGTGCTCGGCCGTGCCCACCACAAAGTTGTGCAGGTCGAAGCCCTGCTGCATTACCGAATCGAGCAGTAGCAGCGCGGCCGACAGATTTTCGCGCAGCAGCGCCTCCACCAGCCGAAAATAGTAGTCGTAGTCCAGAATATGCAGGTTCTGCACTACCTCTTTGTACGTCAGGTTGTTGCCGGCAAATGTGACCTGCTGGTCAAACATCGACAGCGCGTCGCGCAGCCCGCCGTCGGCCTTCTGGGCCAGCAGGTGCAGGGCGTCGTCGTCGGCCGTTACGCCCTCACTGGTGGCCACGTAGCGCAGGTGCTCCCGAATATCTTCGACCCGAATCCGGTTAAAGTCGAATATCTGGCAGCGCGAGAGAATAGTAGGGATAATCTTGTGGCGCTCGGTAGTGGCCAGGATAAAGATGGCGTAGCCCGGCGGCTCCTCCAGCGTCTTCAAAAAGGCGTTGAAGGCCGCGTTCGAGAGCATGTGCACCTCGTCGATTATATAGATTTTATACCGGCCCTGCTGTGGGGCATAGCGCACCTGCTCTACCAGCGAGCGAATGTCCTCGACCGAGTTATTCGACGCCGCATCCAGCTCGTGCACATTGAACGAGGCATTTTCCTGGAAAGCCACGCACGAGGTGCACTGCCCGCAGGCCTCAGCTTCGGGCGTGAGGTTGGTGCAGTTGATGGTTTTGGCCAGAATGCGGGCGCAGGTGGTTTTGCCTACGCCCCGCGGCCCGCAAAACAGAAAGGCCTGGGCCAGGTGCTGGCTTTGAATAGCGTTTTGCAGGGTGGTAGTGACGTGCTGCTGCCCCACCACGCTACGGAACGTGGCCGGACGATACTTACGGGCCGAAACAACAAAATTTTCCATACGCGATACTTCACAAAGATACCTAGCCGCCAGGGTAGGGTAAGCGTGGGCTTGCCACCTGACCGCAACAAAATATCATCCCAAAACATTTACGCTACAAGCAGCGTATCTTTACGCTCCGCTTCTCTTGGGACGCGGGCTTTGTTCTTTCTAATTTGGGGCTGACCGGAATTGACAGCTTGCGCAAGCTGCGGGTAAGCGTGCCGGGAGTTGATGGAAGCTCTCCCGCCAAAAAATCTATCAAACAACAATCGGCGACTATTCGTACGCCATGGCTGCCTAGTTTAGAACTACGCACCGCCATCGTTCCGCCCGGGTAAGTTTTTACACCTGGGAGCACGGAGCGTCGTAAGTAGAAACTAGCTTTCGAAGAGCTGTGATTCGGAGGTGAAACCCAACTGCAGATAAGGGAATTTCAAGGGCCTGCTATGTGCCTGAAGTTCTTCGAAAATCCAAGCATAGCTACGCACGTAGAAAGCACGTTAGTTTCCTTGTCTGGACCAGGGTTCGAATCCCTGCAGCTCCACTGAAAACCCCGCTTCCGACTTGGAAGCGGGGTTTTTGTTTTTGTGCGAGATAAATACGCATCAACCCAAAAACCGCAGCAACAGTCTGCCCAGTTCATCCACTGTAAGGCGAGGCCGCGTCTGGGCAAAGAAGAGTTGGCAGGTCGTAAAAGAGCCCAGCACGCACAGCACTTATAAGAAGCGGGCAGGCTACTTTTACGACTTGCAAAAGTCACGAAAAACGTGTAGCTTCCTAAATGGAACAGCTACTCAAACTCCTCGCCCAGCACTGGCATCTGACTACCGACGACTACTGGCATTTGCGCCTGCTTTGCACGCTGTTGCTGGGGCCCATAGTAGGGGTGCTGTATCTCGTGTTTTTCGACAGGCGCACGCCTACCAAACCCCGCCTGGCCGCCGGCTCCCAGCCTGGTATGTGGGTAAGTAAGGAAGGGCTGCTGTTGAGCCAGTAAGGCTGCCAAACTACTACGGCCAGCAACCTTTGCCCGCCAAATGCAGGCTGCTCAACTCCTATGCTACCAGGCAGCGAAAAGCCTCCCCTTGTTTGGGGAGGCTTTTGCTTAACTCTGGTTTGGAAAAGGAACAGGTTGGAAAGGATACCCAGGTCAGTGGGAGTGTTGACAAATTTACTAGCTTTTGAGCTGCTAAAAAGGACACAACAGCCGTATTTGTGACATAGTATATTTTCTCTTTAGGTTAATAAAAGTCAAATTACTAATTGAATAAGTCAAATAAACCTCCTGCCTTTGTGCTATTATTGGTTAAGAAGTGGTTAACGGTTGAGTTATCAGTGCATGAAACAGAGTAGATTGTGACTTTGGATAGCTTTGCCGGGGTAAAAAACGGCTCTGCCTTCCAAAAGGCTATTACG
The sequence above is drawn from the Hymenobacter baengnokdamensis genome and encodes:
- a CDS encoding DUF3160 domain-containing protein, whose product is MMQDNGFGELVPVQLTENKARLTTLYRSPEIKEFYETGEGYNEFATTEGGHHATPPPLNFNQNLAGKSYLDLLLLRNELYARNGYCFMNSTVRNYFDQRKWYRPVWDTNAKFIGEVYSPQPIPVPLNKQEAAFAKRIHAQELVLLEHRVTSQAGYPMIGIDFVVNQREYPLTPAWRAALVRQNFAIVPTREEQLFYLYDQNEYTYTPNFVTTDLLLQLLHKYLNGILSDVEEERLAPIVAQMLSQGTIQAQALASQCQNPQARDAAEWATAYYAISRNLLTGSVQPVTGAYAGQVASEVALGTAAQAKSSLFLQDSLFQYQAMKPRGMYTRNDTTRRYFRTVKWLNTAPVFLDSDAGLLHAAALAKALAASPQATQGFTDLTHVLDVLVGDEDNRSLTHLLHLLKTDYAGRTLDQLATPTTLARLRHQLVAAGTDRIRPKGATSKAVTALARPILLFTAGRYTFDGEILSRLTEVLKPNPKRPFPKGLDAFAAFGNHTAEDILLNQFKEATAWPAYPDTLRAVQKRFARDRNWDQNLYTKTMQVLLSLNAPSADPTPPLFTRTPAWQRRNLSTALGGWTELKHDLLLYSEQPMGAEMGGGGGGPPPPHHLGYVEPTIPFWKNALALLDFQAQALHRLHANTPHLDSLNKDLRKLTAKLYRLASKEVAHQALSLEEMKDLSHIGGEVESLTLRTLKLNGGDPLPERERRVALAADVYAYNSDVLEEAVGAADALYVVVEVNGTPVLMRGAVFSYYEFVSTKRYTDEEWQAQLAKSPPPRPIWLHDLIVPVPALNKNSLKNEKGSVGIGFGLPANSE
- a CDS encoding CapA family protein encodes the protein MAQLGMLGYQSDSLAGCLPTVLGADSSVVIFAYSALTQQIAGEGCVCGHDFATLCERVATYKTLFPERAVLVYLHWGTEYAAQPSTEQRQQAHDLVDAGAAAVIGAHPHVVQPVEFYRGRPIVYSLGNFLFDRRGSATELATQVDFDLHNGWVNATYLRPLRLAGAVPQLATDASTAQALVRRLNPTDTSASFIATNAAGWQARPTVPATATDSLPAYLVKHLTLTGPSGRRTTVRLHYLPHMRQYQVRARSGDAETVLSLGFPVYRFAQGDVDNDGQPDLLIGPVKRTPLDGVVRRRLFVYSLDSSGQLHPRWRGSRLMFDIVFFKAVYTHGLTYVQTIEQETAGRYCIGNYHWQGFGLVLDKFLARRLSRTAVYRAFVQPSGPTH
- a CDS encoding CapA family protein, with protein sequence MQIFNLLANSTYQVIVPMLLLLRGCRPQLATPLLRVSIVGDVLLARTVPAALARDSAALRRTTQALWASSCYVVGNLECPLTDSAWPASKTFVFQGQPCWAAWLRSLGLTHLSLAKLVAK
- a CDS encoding IS630 family transposase, whose translation is MQVSLTDPERQRLRALQKQRRDDEGYVKVTVVLLLDKGRSAGSIADDLGLDDGTVYRYAEAFARLGLEKYLAHEQRGYWGLLTSTQLAGLCQELRRTLYTDCRPLQAWLTQATGVRYSVSGLTDLLHRLGFVYKLTTPMPCEADADAQAAFLANRLQPLLERAAAGDAVVYFADAAHPTHNTRCTRAWTEKGAQRPLPTVSGRERVNLNAALNAHCPTQVYVHETACVNAQSTKALYEQLLAAHPSQPIYVVCDNARYYKNQELTQWLADKPLVQVFLPPYSPNLNLIERLWKFLRQKIINATFYRTKGHFRQAVLGFFSRLNEFGQELASLLTLNFHLLDSQPTS
- a CDS encoding DNA polymerase III subunit gamma/tau, encoding MENFVVSARKYRPATFRSVVGQQHVTTTLQNAIQSQHLAQAFLFCGPRGVGKTTCARILAKTINCTNLTPEAEACGQCTSCVAFQENASFNVHELDAASNNSVEDIRSLVEQVRYAPQQGRYKIYIIDEVHMLSNAAFNAFLKTLEEPPGYAIFILATTERHKIIPTILSRCQIFDFNRIRVEDIREHLRYVATSEGVTADDDALHLLAQKADGGLRDALSMFDQQVTFAGNNLTYKEVVQNLHILDYDYYFRLVEALLRENLSAALLLLDSVMQQGFDLHNFVVGTAEHLRGLLVCKDPVTVQLLEVSENIRQQYVRQAQAAPLPFLLSALNLISQCDREFKQAKNQRLHVELALMKLAYLNGAVQFVRDLTPAGNGEAKKKTSSLAEAAPARPAALGQQPVTSTEEPQTNAPADGPEPLPVENGVAELHATPSIEPAPAEPVTMRHQVRDTLPHVETGRPSMQGLEPNHRPTDVRPAPIPAPAGSSIPRMPGLGSLPNRLPGLRDVGTPAAPAARPATTLAEPTPATPTGPLPPIAPELLRSVWQQLADERRAQEKMSDYMVLNRAVAADAGHVITLTVDNPVQVVQFNEFRAEFMAELRRRTGHPGLTVQTEVATAVPTGRKLYTSNDKFAYLAEKYPALQEMKQRLGLDADF